The window GCCCATCAACGGTACGGGTAATTGACCATCCGCGAGCCAACACCCGCGCCGGGTCGAGGGCTCGCAACTGTAAAGCTTGAGTTTCGAGTTGGTCGTGGCAGCGATCAAGACGCTGCGGCGCAGTAACCACCAACCTCTGACATAAGTTTTTTAAACGGTCGGCTTGACGATTGATGGCGTGGCTTGCCGACTGAGTAATGCGTTGAGAAAGATGGTCTTGCCGTTGTTGTGCATAATCAAGAACTACATGAACTCGTTCGCCTAGTGCGGCACGTAACCCGGTAAGCAGGTCGTCGTAGAGGCGCACCGCATCAACCAAAGCCCCCGCACAAGCGGTAGGTGTTTTAAAGGATTTGTGCGCTACCAGGTCGGCCACACTCTGATCAATTTCGTGCCCGATCCCCGTAAAAACCGGTACCGGTAAAGCAGCAATAGTTCGCGCCACTAACTCGTTGTCAAAAACTAAAAGGTCGGCGGCAGAACCACCGCCCCGCACCAGAGCCACCACATCAGGTTTATGGCTAGCCACCACTTGTAAATTGTGGGCCACTTGTTCGGCGGCCCCTTCGCCTTGCACCCGGGTATCGCAAACCAACAGATTAAAACCAAAACCACTGTTTTCGAGTTCTGTTACAAAGTCCGCATGGGCGGCCGAACCAATGCTGGTTACCAAACCAACCCGTAAAGGAGGGTTGGCTAAAAATACGTTGCGGTTTTGATCAATGAGGCCTTCGTCGGCCAAGGCACGGAGCAGGCGATCCCGGTCGGCGGCGAGTTTCCCCAAAGTAAAGCTTGGGTCGATGCCTTCCATGATTAGTTGCAACCGGCCATGGGGTACATAAAAATCGAGTTTGACCAAAATACGTACCTGAAGGTCGTTTTCTAAAGCCAGGTTGCCGGCTTCGGCTAAAACTTTTTCTACTGTGGCGCGGGTGCCGCGCCACATGGCCACGCTAAATTTTGCTGGCGCCGGTTGCCCGGGCTCTTCCGGTGGGTCGATTAAATCAAAATAGACGTGGCCAGCTCGAGGAATGCGTAAACCGGTTATTTGGCCTTCAACCCAAACTTGTTCAGGAAACATTGTGCGCAGACCATTTTTAAGCAAGTTTCCTAACTCGGTGGTGGTAAGTATCGGGAGCTCTTCGTCGACGGCCATGCCGCTATTTTAGTGAGCGCAGGTTTTCTAAATAGCCATTTGTTACGGGAATGTAAAAGTTTTTATTATTTTGGTTCTGGAATTGAGTTGGTTCCAAATAATGTCTATACTCTGTGACTTCGGGCACCTAGAGAGGGCGTACAGGCAAACATGGTTGCAACCATGAACGAACAAGCACAAACACAAGACGGCGAAGTAGCAGAAACGGTGGCTTCGTTGGCTCGCGGATGGGCACAGCGCACCCCTCAAGCCATCGCTATGCGCGAAAAAGACTTCGGTATTTGGCAAGAATTCACTTGGGAAAAAACTTGGGACATCATCATGGATGCCGCCCACGGCTTGTTGGCTCTTGGCGTCGGAACTGGTGATCGAGTTTCTATTCAGTCCGAAGACCGCCCCGAATGGGTGATTCTTGACCTTGCTGCGGTGGCCATTCGCGGGATCACCGTTGGCCTTTACCCAACTAACCCGGCAACCGAAGTGGAGTATTTGCTCACCGATGCTGGGGTACGTGTTCACTTTGCCGAAGACCAAGAACAAGTTGACCGAGTCTTAGAAATAAGCCCCAACGACCTACCCGACCTTACTCACATTCTTTACACCGAGCCCCGAGGCCTGCACTCTTATACCGATGAGCGCTTGCTCTATTGGGAAGATTTTCTCAAACTGGGTCGTCAACACCGGCAAGAAAATGCCGCAGCAGTTGAAAATTGTATGGCCGCCGCTCAACCCGACGATGTCATGACCTTGGTCTACACCTCGGGTACTACCGGCCCACCGAAGGGGGTCATGTTGACCAACGCTAATGTGGCCTTTGCCTTAACCCGTTTGACCGGAGCTAACGGTTTGCGAGGTAAACGCGAGCCCAGCAATAAAGATTCAGTGCTTACCTATTTACCACTTTGTCACGTAGCAGAACGAATTTTCTCTACCTGGCACATGGTGGGAGTGGGGGTTACTTTAAATTTCGCTGAATCCATCGAAACAGTGACCCTTAACTTGCGAGAGATCCAACCTTCGCTTTTCTTTGCCGTCCCGCGCATTTGGGAAAAACTTCACGCTGGGGTGCTCATTCGAGCCTCCGACGCTTCGCCTTTTAAACGCGCTTGGCTGAAGTTCGGCCTAAAACTGGCGGAAGTCATTGGCAAAGAAAAAGTAGCTAACGGCGGAAGCCACACCATGAAAAGTTGGTTGCTGAACCTTCTTGGCTACCCACTAATTTTTC of the Acidimicrobiia bacterium genome contains:
- the xseA gene encoding exodeoxyribonuclease VII large subunit; translation: MAVDEELPILTTTELGNLLKNGLRTMFPEQVWVEGQITGLRIPRAGHVYFDLIDPPEEPGQPAPAKFSVAMWRGTRATVEKVLAEAGNLALENDLQVRILVKLDFYVPHGRLQLIMEGIDPSFTLGKLAADRDRLLRALADEGLIDQNRNVFLANPPLRVGLVTSIGSAAHADFVTELENSGFGFNLLVCDTRVQGEGAAEQVAHNLQVVASHKPDVVALVRGGGSAADLLVFDNELVARTIAALPVPVFTGIGHEIDQSVADLVAHKSFKTPTACAGALVDAVRLYDDLLTGLRAALGERVHVVLDYAQQRQDHLSQRITQSASHAINRQADRLKNLCQRLVVTAPQRLDRCHDQLETQALQLRALDPARVLARGWSITRTVDGRLITQIDDVSAADELITTLADGTVSSTVTAKEASS
- a CDS encoding long-chain fatty acid--CoA ligase, whose translation is MNEQAQTQDGEVAETVASLARGWAQRTPQAIAMREKDFGIWQEFTWEKTWDIIMDAAHGLLALGVGTGDRVSIQSEDRPEWVILDLAAVAIRGITVGLYPTNPATEVEYLLTDAGVRVHFAEDQEQVDRVLEISPNDLPDLTHILYTEPRGLHSYTDERLLYWEDFLKLGRQHRQENAAAVENCMAAAQPDDVMTLVYTSGTTGPPKGVMLTNANVAFALTRLTGANGLRGKREPSNKDSVLTYLPLCHVAERIFSTWHMVGVGVTLNFAESIETVTLNLREIQPSLFFAVPRIWEKLHAGVLIRASDASPFKRAWLKFGLKLAEVIGKEKVANGGSHTMKSWLLNLLGYPLIFRPMLERIGLRRCWHAGSGAAPIAPEVLEFFIGIGVPVYELYGMTENSAVATTNVPGRAKLGTVGEPYNDIGFRIDEETGEIQTKHPAVFVGYWNKPEQTAGTFTEDGWLMTGDVGEWVDGTHVRIVDRIKHIIITSGGKNISPSEIENSLKASIYVKEAMVIGDGRKFLSALIGIELDTVGNWALRKNIPYTTYRDLSEKPEVLELIQEVVNETNEKFARVESIRKFRMIPKELDHEDGELTATQKIKRSAMNEAFGDLVESMYQ